In a single window of the Acidimicrobiales bacterium genome:
- a CDS encoding MarR family transcriptional regulator, whose amino-acid sequence MLKATISPAATGGAGTADDLVGQVQAALQVVARSITQVRVHERLLRVAGVRLDRAGAALLHKLHTGGESLRVTVLAEQLGVDAPTVTRKVQQLERDGLVTRHADPDDRRATRIKLTAAGRRTLEKVLRARREWLAQLLDGWDDAELTAFASLLGRFASTLEHDVEAGRVD is encoded by the coding sequence ATGTTGAAAGCAACTATCTCGCCCGCCGCCACCGGCGGTGCCGGGACAGCGGACGACCTCGTGGGCCAGGTCCAGGCCGCCCTGCAGGTCGTGGCCCGTTCGATCACCCAGGTCAGGGTGCACGAGCGCCTGCTCCGGGTGGCGGGGGTCCGGCTCGACCGGGCCGGGGCCGCCCTGCTCCACAAGCTCCACACCGGGGGTGAGTCGCTCCGGGTGACCGTCCTGGCCGAGCAGCTCGGGGTGGACGCCCCCACCGTGACCCGCAAGGTCCAGCAGCTCGAGCGCGACGGCCTCGTGACCCGGCATGCCGACCCCGACGATCGGCGCGCCACGCGCATCAAGCTGACGGCGGCCGGGCGCCGCACCCTGGAGAAGGTCCTCCGGGCGCGGCGCGAGTGGCTGGCACAGCTCCTCGACGGGTGGGACGACGCCGAGTTGACGGCGTTCGCATCGCTGTTGGGCCGGTTCGCGTCCACGTTGGAGCACGACGTGGAGGCCGGCCGTGTCGACTGA
- a CDS encoding universal stress protein, which produces MDNGTSPGPTIVVGVDGSDSSVVALRWAARQARLAGAALSVVAAWDYPEHPTPFGIVPDLPASFDPVDATRQALDALVENVLGADPGIDVRCTVMHGAPAPVLLDAAKAAQLLVVGGRGRRSLTGALLGSVSRHCVTHAPCPVAVIRGSGS; this is translated from the coding sequence ATGGACAACGGGACCTCGCCCGGACCGACGATCGTCGTCGGCGTCGACGGGTCGGACTCGTCGGTCGTAGCCCTCCGGTGGGCGGCGCGCCAGGCCCGCCTGGCCGGGGCGGCCCTGTCGGTGGTGGCGGCGTGGGACTATCCGGAGCATCCGACGCCGTTCGGGATCGTGCCCGACCTCCCCGCCAGCTTCGACCCCGTCGACGCCACCCGACAGGCGCTCGACGCCCTCGTGGAGAACGTGCTCGGTGCCGATCCGGGGATCGACGTCCGGTGCACGGTCATGCATGGGGCACCCGCACCCGTTCTGCTCGACGCCGCCAAGGCCGCGCAGCTCCTCGTCGTGGGCGGCAGAGGCCGGCGTTCCCTGACGGGAGCGCTCCTCGGCTCGGTCAGCCGGCACTGCGTGACGCACGCACCGTGCCCCGTGGCCGTTATCCGTGGGTCGGGCTCTTAG
- a CDS encoding HAD-IC family P-type ATPase, with protein sequence MRGTHHVLGGAPVGSGAAVTSRPAADDLPLAPPSTGPGAGGDVAGGGLTDEEVRTRVLAGRANSVPGGPSRTIPQILGANVLTRFNAILGGLLVVVAFVGPPQDGLFGVVLVVNAAIGIGQELRAKRALDRLAVLTAPTAHVRRAGLPVELAVEQVVEDDVLELHPGDQVVVDGAVLVADGLEVDESLLTGEAEPVPVAPGDDVRSGSFVVAGTGVMRATRVGRDAYAQRLQSDARRFDVVRSELVQGTNHILRVVTWVMVPAAALLVTSQLLRSGQSLADALRSSVAGVSAMVPEGLVLLTTIAFALGAIRLAGRRVLVQELAAIEGLARVDVVCIDKTGTLTEPGMVVRAVEPLGATADSLLRDVLGAVAGADPARNATLEAIAAACPSPPGWRPVARVPFSSARKWSAAQFAVGGTWVLGAPDVLYANVREGTFPATAVERHSEAGRRVLLVAGTGSPARDAVALAAGDLPDELEPAGVVVLEEQVRADAAATVRYLLDQGVAPKVLSGDDPRTVAAIAARVGIPGADAPVDARLLADDPGSLTAALESASVFGRVQPHQKRAMVEALQAAGHVVAMTGDGVNDVPALKQADIGIAMGTGSQASRSVGRIILLDSSFAAFPSVLAEGRRVIANIERVANLFVTKTVYAAVLAVAVGVLGVPFPFYPRHLTVVSTLTIGVPGFFLALAAGAPRARPGYVRRVAWFTVPAGAVAAASTFAAYAMARADTQTSGGQARTTAAIVLFALGLWVLGLLSRPLDPSRIGLVLGMAAAGVLAMVVPLSSRLFALDAPPVHVLVTALVIAAGGAATISVLVRAVRSRAR encoded by the coding sequence ATGCGTGGCACGCACCACGTCCTGGGTGGCGCGCCCGTCGGCTCGGGCGCTGCGGTGACGTCCCGCCCCGCCGCGGACGACCTCCCTCTGGCGCCGCCGTCCACCGGCCCCGGGGCCGGCGGCGACGTCGCGGGTGGCGGGCTGACCGACGAGGAGGTGCGGACCCGCGTGCTGGCGGGCCGGGCCAACTCCGTGCCGGGCGGGCCGTCCCGCACGATCCCGCAGATCCTGGGGGCCAACGTCCTGACCCGCTTCAACGCCATCCTCGGCGGCCTCCTCGTGGTGGTGGCGTTCGTCGGACCTCCCCAGGACGGGCTCTTCGGGGTCGTCCTCGTCGTGAACGCCGCCATCGGGATCGGCCAGGAGCTCCGGGCCAAACGCGCCCTCGATCGTCTGGCCGTCCTGACGGCCCCGACGGCCCATGTCCGGCGGGCGGGCCTGCCCGTCGAGCTCGCCGTGGAGCAGGTGGTCGAGGACGATGTGCTCGAGCTCCACCCCGGCGACCAGGTGGTGGTCGACGGCGCCGTCCTGGTCGCCGACGGGCTCGAGGTCGACGAGTCCCTTCTCACCGGTGAGGCCGAACCGGTCCCGGTGGCGCCCGGTGACGACGTGCGCTCAGGGAGCTTCGTCGTCGCCGGCACGGGGGTGATGCGGGCCACGCGGGTGGGACGCGACGCCTATGCCCAGCGCCTGCAATCCGACGCCCGGCGGTTCGACGTGGTGCGCTCCGAGCTCGTCCAGGGCACCAACCACATCCTGCGCGTGGTCACGTGGGTGATGGTCCCCGCGGCCGCGCTGCTCGTCACGAGCCAGCTCCTGCGCTCGGGCCAGTCCCTCGCCGACGCGCTGCGGAGCTCCGTCGCCGGCGTCTCCGCCATGGTGCCCGAGGGCCTGGTCCTGTTGACGACGATCGCCTTCGCCCTCGGCGCCATCCGCTTGGCAGGGCGACGGGTCCTCGTCCAGGAGCTGGCCGCCATCGAGGGACTCGCACGCGTCGACGTCGTGTGCATCGACAAGACCGGCACCCTGACCGAGCCCGGGATGGTGGTGCGCGCCGTCGAGCCACTCGGTGCCACCGCCGACTCGCTCCTCCGCGACGTCCTCGGTGCGGTGGCCGGCGCCGATCCGGCGCGCAACGCCACCCTCGAGGCGATCGCCGCCGCCTGCCCGTCGCCGCCGGGGTGGCGCCCGGTGGCACGCGTCCCGTTCTCGTCCGCCCGGAAGTGGAGCGCGGCGCAGTTCGCCGTGGGCGGGACCTGGGTCCTCGGCGCCCCCGACGTCTTGTACGCCAACGTCCGGGAGGGGACGTTCCCGGCGACGGCGGTGGAGCGCCACAGCGAGGCCGGCCGGCGCGTCCTGCTCGTGGCCGGCACGGGCTCCCCGGCGCGAGACGCCGTCGCCCTCGCCGCCGGCGACCTCCCCGACGAGCTCGAACCGGCCGGCGTCGTCGTGCTCGAGGAGCAGGTCCGGGCCGACGCCGCGGCGACGGTCCGGTACCTGCTCGACCAGGGCGTGGCGCCCAAGGTGCTGTCCGGGGACGACCCTCGGACCGTGGCGGCCATCGCCGCCCGGGTCGGGATCCCGGGGGCCGACGCACCGGTGGACGCCCGGCTGCTGGCGGACGACCCCGGCTCGCTCACCGCCGCGCTCGAGTCCGCATCGGTGTTCGGACGCGTGCAGCCCCACCAGAAGCGGGCCATGGTCGAGGCCCTGCAGGCCGCCGGCCACGTCGTCGCCATGACGGGCGACGGCGTCAACGACGTCCCCGCCCTCAAGCAGGCCGACATCGGCATCGCCATGGGGACGGGGAGCCAGGCGAGCCGGTCGGTCGGGCGCATCATCCTGCTCGACAGCTCGTTCGCCGCGTTCCCGAGCGTGCTGGCCGAAGGCCGGCGGGTGATCGCCAACATCGAACGGGTGGCCAACCTGTTCGTCACCAAGACCGTGTACGCCGCCGTGCTGGCGGTCGCCGTCGGGGTGCTGGGCGTCCCGTTCCCCTTCTATCCACGGCACCTCACCGTCGTGAGCACCCTCACCATCGGCGTGCCCGGGTTCTTCCTGGCGCTGGCGGCGGGTGCGCCCCGCGCCCGTCCCGGCTACGTCCGCCGGGTGGCGTGGTTCACGGTCCCGGCCGGGGCGGTGGCCGCGGCGTCGACGTTCGCCGCGTACGCCATGGCGCGCGCCGACACCCAGACGTCGGGCGGTCAGGCGCGCACGACCGCGGCCATCGTGCTGTTCGCATTGGGGCTGTGGGTGCTCGGCCTGCTGAGCCGGCCCCTCGACCCTTCGCGGATCGGGCTCGTCCTCGGCATGGCCGCTGCGGGCGTCCTCGCCATGGTGGTGCCGCTCTCCAGCCGTCTGTTCGCGCTCGACGCCCCCCCGGTCCACGTGCTCGTGACCGCCCTGGTGATCGCCGCCGGTGGTGCCGCGACCATCTCGGTGCTCGTGCGCGCCGTCAGGAGCAGGGCACGATGA
- a CDS encoding heavy metal translocating P-type ATPase, which translates to MTRPWAWAVSRGNTIFLVATVAGLALGGVLHLAGAGTGGHVVWALTTGAGIAACMWWIVARARQHQLGVDVIALLALVGALVVAEELAGAVISVMLATGRTLEARAAHRARRELRALLERAPRSARLHRDGTLATVALDELRPGDLVLVGSGEIVPVDGTVVSAAAVLDESALTGESLPVERAEGDPVRSGVVNAGAPFDMRATTTAEESSYAGIVRLVRDAQAAGSPSVRLADRYAGWFLAVSLAGAGAAWAVSGQLTRAVAVLVVATPCPLVLAVPVAIVSGLSLSARRGVVVKGGAALEQLARCRTLLFDKTGTLTVGRPALAEVVPAGGLPADDVLRYAASLDQVSPHVLAAAIVKAARDRHLALDLPVAVEDVAGRGVRGIVDGHPVAVGKAAWLALDTGAPWVRAARRRAELDGALTVFVEVDGVAAGALVLDDPVRADAARTIRALRRGGIDRVVMVTGDRAEVADTVGAVIGVDEVLAERTPAEKVEAVTVEHRRAPTIMVGDGINDAPALAAADVGVAMGARGATASSEAADVVLTVDRLERLGEAVVIARHARSVALQSVLLGIGLSVVAMAVAGVGLLAPTWGAIAQEGIDVAAIVNALRALRPRARPGRLDAQDAEIARRFSAEHTAIKADIERLRTVADALATEEPSLVVADIRAVSRMLVDEVLPHEEAEDAILYPALARALGGVDPTGTMSRAHVEISHQIRRLGRLLDDIDPSGPDDADVAELRRLLYGLHAILRLHTAQEDEGFLSLADEVPAEHIP; encoded by the coding sequence ATGACTCGCCCGTGGGCGTGGGCGGTGTCCCGCGGCAACACGATCTTCCTCGTGGCCACCGTGGCGGGGCTCGCGCTCGGCGGCGTCCTCCACCTGGCGGGGGCGGGCACCGGCGGCCACGTGGTCTGGGCCCTGACGACCGGAGCGGGCATCGCCGCCTGCATGTGGTGGATCGTGGCCCGTGCCCGCCAGCACCAATTGGGCGTGGACGTCATCGCCCTGCTCGCCCTCGTGGGCGCACTGGTGGTGGCGGAGGAGCTCGCCGGGGCGGTCATCAGCGTGATGCTCGCCACGGGCCGGACGCTCGAAGCGCGCGCCGCCCACCGCGCCCGCCGCGAGCTGCGGGCACTGCTCGAGCGGGCGCCGCGCTCGGCCCGTCTCCACCGTGACGGCACGCTCGCCACGGTGGCACTCGACGAGCTGCGCCCGGGAGACCTCGTGCTGGTCGGGTCGGGCGAGATCGTCCCGGTCGACGGCACCGTGGTCAGCGCGGCGGCCGTGCTCGACGAGTCCGCGCTCACCGGCGAGTCGCTCCCCGTCGAGCGGGCCGAAGGGGACCCGGTCCGCAGCGGGGTCGTCAACGCCGGGGCACCGTTCGACATGCGGGCCACGACCACGGCCGAGGAGAGCAGCTACGCGGGGATCGTCCGCCTGGTGCGCGACGCCCAGGCGGCGGGCAGCCCCTCGGTCCGGCTCGCCGACCGCTATGCGGGGTGGTTCCTCGCCGTCAGCCTCGCCGGTGCCGGTGCGGCGTGGGCCGTCTCGGGGCAGCTCACCCGGGCCGTCGCCGTGCTGGTGGTCGCCACACCGTGCCCCCTCGTCCTCGCCGTCCCCGTCGCCATCGTGTCGGGACTGTCGTTGTCGGCGCGGCGGGGCGTGGTGGTCAAGGGCGGGGCGGCCCTCGAGCAGCTCGCCCGGTGCCGGACGCTCCTGTTCGACAAGACGGGGACCCTCACCGTCGGCCGTCCGGCCCTGGCCGAGGTCGTGCCCGCGGGCGGCCTGCCCGCCGACGACGTGCTGCGGTACGCGGCGTCTCTCGACCAGGTGTCGCCCCACGTGCTCGCCGCCGCCATCGTGAAGGCGGCCCGTGACCGGCATCTCGCGCTCGATCTGCCCGTCGCGGTCGAGGACGTGGCGGGACGGGGCGTCCGGGGGATCGTGGACGGCCACCCGGTGGCGGTGGGCAAGGCCGCGTGGTTGGCCCTCGACACCGGCGCGCCGTGGGTACGCGCCGCGCGCCGCCGGGCCGAGCTCGACGGGGCGCTGACGGTGTTCGTGGAGGTCGACGGGGTGGCCGCCGGTGCGCTCGTCCTCGACGACCCCGTGCGGGCCGACGCCGCCCGTACGATCCGGGCCCTGCGGCGAGGCGGCATCGACCGGGTCGTGATGGTGACCGGGGACCGCGCCGAGGTCGCCGACACCGTCGGGGCCGTCATCGGGGTCGACGAGGTGCTCGCCGAGCGGACGCCGGCGGAGAAAGTCGAGGCGGTGACCGTCGAGCACCGGCGAGCCCCGACGATCATGGTCGGCGACGGCATCAACGACGCCCCTGCCTTGGCCGCCGCCGACGTCGGTGTGGCGATGGGGGCACGCGGGGCGACGGCGTCGTCCGAGGCGGCGGACGTGGTCTTGACCGTCGACCGCCTCGAGCGCCTCGGCGAGGCCGTCGTCATCGCCCGGCACGCCCGCAGCGTGGCCCTGCAGAGCGTGCTGCTCGGTATCGGCCTCTCGGTGGTGGCCATGGCGGTGGCCGGCGTGGGCTTGCTGGCACCGACCTGGGGAGCCATCGCCCAGGAGGGCATCGACGTGGCCGCGATCGTGAACGCCCTGCGCGCCCTCCGGCCGCGGGCGCGCCCGGGCCGTCTCGACGCCCAGGATGCCGAGATCGCCCGCAGGTTCAGCGCGGAACACACGGCGATCAAGGCGGACATCGAGCGACTCCGCACCGTGGCCGACGCGCTGGCGACCGAGGAGCCGAGCCTCGTCGTGGCCGACATCCGCGCCGTGAGCCGCATGCTCGTCGACGAGGTGCTGCCCCACGAGGAGGCCGAGGACGCCATCCTCTACCCGGCGCTCGCCCGTGCCCTCGGCGGTGTCGACCCGACCGGCACGATGAGCCGAGCCCATGTCGAGATCAGTCACCAGATCCGGCGACTGGGTCGGCTCCTCGACGACATCGATCCCTCCGGTCCCGACGACGCCGACGTCGCCGAGCTGCGCCGCCTCCTCTACGGGCTGCACGCCATCCTGCGCCTCCACACCGCCCAGGAGGACGAGGGGTTCCTGTCACTGGCCGACGAGGTGCCTGCCGAGCACATACCGTGA
- a CDS encoding chorismate mutase, producing the protein MSPEAGASGALDDIRQQLDTVDRRLVQVLAERARLIGEVIAFKRAQGMAVVDRRREDEMLDSIESVAASEGLDPRVARRVLRAVIDAFTLLEVEQLGPDD; encoded by the coding sequence ATGTCCCCCGAGGCAGGTGCGTCCGGCGCGCTCGACGACATCCGGCAACAGCTCGACACCGTGGACCGCCGGCTCGTGCAGGTCCTGGCGGAGCGGGCCCGGTTGATCGGCGAGGTGATCGCCTTCAAGCGCGCCCAGGGCATGGCGGTCGTCGACCGGCGACGCGAAGACGAGATGTTGGACAGCATCGAGTCCGTCGCCGCGTCCGAGGGCCTGGACCCCCGCGTGGCGCGCCGGGTCCTGCGCGCCGTGATCGACGCCTTCACGCTGCTCGAGGTCGAGCAGCTGGGCCCCGACGACTGA
- a CDS encoding pyridoxamine 5'-phosphate oxidase family protein: MSHEEMMVAALTPAECRQRLASATMGRIGMTVQALPVVLPVYFALDGEAVVIRTVAGTKLSAAIAGSVVAFEVDRHEDDGRGWSVMVQGRATEIHGEQGLVRARALGLPAFNRAGVPDHYIAVALEFVSGRVVGPAPGAGDGRTG, from the coding sequence GTGTCACACGAGGAGATGATGGTCGCCGCCCTGACACCGGCGGAGTGCCGCCAGCGCCTGGCGTCGGCGACCATGGGACGGATCGGCATGACCGTTCAGGCGCTCCCCGTCGTGCTCCCTGTGTACTTCGCCCTCGACGGGGAGGCCGTCGTCATCCGCACCGTGGCAGGAACGAAGCTGAGCGCGGCCATCGCCGGCTCGGTGGTGGCGTTCGAGGTCGACCGGCACGAGGACGACGGGCGCGGCTGGAGCGTGATGGTGCAGGGCCGCGCCACCGAGATCCACGGCGAACAGGGCCTGGTCCGGGCCCGCGCCCTCGGGCTGCCCGCCTTCAACCGTGCCGGCGTCCCCGACCATTACATCGCCGTGGCCCTCGAATTCGTCAGCGGACGGGTGGTCGGCCCGGCGCCGGGAGCGGGCGACGGTCGGACCGGGTGA
- a CDS encoding Gfo/Idh/MocA family oxidoreductase gives MGADRAGPEGHAGAGGADGGGDGARPVRGVTGAPLRVGLIGCGMIGQIHADGLRTLCEDGEAVAVAAADPSEEARAAVARNCAFGTLTDDPRRVIDDPGVEAVMITSPTATHRDLVLATLAAGKPLLCEKPLAPTFDDVRALCDAVAGSGLVAQVGFHSRFHPIVTELRRIVGSAELGAPMGYTLRDDQYWPTGAVVPGHSSWRSERAHAGGGALLEHSIHAADIVCWLFGPVRRVWAITRSVFGFDVEDVAALTVEHESGVVGTLLSVFNGVRGREERRFEVFFEGGAVEATTDFIVGAEEDGLLVQRPDTSPVRPDLVALREAHFAALGLPRRDFVFYTYPADRHWARTVRQGATASPGFDDALRAHELVDAAYRSAASGAAVAP, from the coding sequence GTGGGCGCGGACCGGGCGGGCCCGGAAGGCCACGCGGGCGCCGGTGGAGCCGACGGTGGAGGCGACGGGGCCCGACCGGTCCGGGGCGTGACGGGGGCGCCGCTGCGAGTCGGTCTGATCGGCTGCGGCATGATCGGCCAGATCCATGCCGACGGGCTGCGCACGTTGTGCGAGGACGGCGAGGCCGTGGCGGTGGCCGCCGCCGACCCGTCGGAGGAGGCTCGGGCGGCCGTGGCGCGCAACTGCGCGTTCGGCACCCTCACCGACGATCCCCGCCGGGTCATCGACGACCCCGGCGTCGAGGCCGTCATGATCACCTCGCCGACGGCGACACACCGCGATCTCGTCCTGGCGACGCTGGCGGCGGGCAAGCCCCTGCTGTGCGAGAAGCCGCTGGCGCCCACGTTCGACGACGTCCGTGCGCTGTGCGACGCCGTAGCGGGGTCGGGCCTCGTGGCCCAGGTGGGCTTCCACTCCCGCTTCCACCCCATCGTCACCGAGCTCCGGCGCATCGTGGGGTCGGCGGAGCTGGGCGCGCCGATGGGCTACACGCTGCGCGACGACCAGTACTGGCCCACCGGCGCCGTCGTGCCCGGGCACAGCTCATGGCGCTCGGAGCGCGCCCACGCCGGTGGCGGCGCGCTGCTCGAACACTCCATCCATGCCGCCGACATCGTGTGCTGGCTCTTCGGCCCCGTCCGGCGCGTGTGGGCCATCACTCGCTCGGTGTTCGGCTTCGACGTCGAGGACGTCGCCGCCCTCACCGTCGAGCACGAGTCGGGGGTCGTGGGCACCCTGCTGAGCGTCTTCAACGGGGTGCGCGGCCGCGAGGAGCGGCGCTTCGAGGTGTTCTTCGAAGGCGGCGCCGTCGAGGCCACCACGGACTTCATCGTCGGCGCCGAAGAGGACGGCCTTCTGGTGCAGCGCCCCGACACCAGCCCCGTGCGCCCCGACCTGGTCGCGCTGCGCGAGGCGCACTTCGCCGCGCTCGGACTCCCCCGTCGTGACTTCGTCTTCTACACGTACCCGGCGGACCGGCACTGGGCCCGCACCGTGCGGCAGGGTGCCACGGCATCACCGGGCTTCGACGACGCCTTGCGGGCCCACGAACTGGTGGACGCCGCGTACCGGTCGGCGGCGTCGGGCGCCGCCGTGGCACCCTGA
- a CDS encoding wax ester/triacylglycerol synthase family O-acyltransferase: MEQLTGLDATFLYLETPSLHMHVSMAAVFDPSTVPGGYSFDKLRDLVSSRLALAPIFRRRLVEVPFRLSHPYWVDDPTFDIDYHIRRRALPAPGGMDEFAGLVGDVCSRQLDRTKPLWEMVIVEGLRDGRIGLVTKIHHSTIDGVSGAELLAQLFDLEADPAPRPAPAGPPAADERLPSDLRLVAHALGTRMTRPLDMTKLLWRTGRAVLDVWQVRTRGPGKAALPLTTPRTSLNAAITPHRRVAFSSIALEDVQGIKRACGTTVNDVVLALCAGALRRYLVEGDELPDDPLVATVPVSVAPAVPNHRGVNKVSAMFVALPCQIADPVERLLAIRDSTKGAKEEHNALGADVLLNWAEHATPNVFSAAARAYTRLKLADHHRPIHSLVISNVPGPGFPLYLAGAELVAGFPLGPVMDGAGLNVTVMSYRGTLNWGFMACAETVPRVAELAAAVPTALDELLASAALPPARPVGVAPARAWARTGRARKATRAPVEPTVEATGPDRSGA, encoded by the coding sequence ATGGAGCAGCTCACCGGACTGGACGCGACCTTCCTGTACCTGGAGACGCCGAGCCTGCACATGCACGTCTCCATGGCGGCGGTCTTCGACCCCTCGACGGTGCCGGGCGGGTACTCGTTCGACAAGCTCCGCGACCTCGTCAGCTCGCGCCTGGCTCTCGCACCCATCTTCCGGCGGCGGCTCGTGGAGGTCCCCTTCCGCCTGAGCCACCCCTACTGGGTGGACGACCCCACGTTCGACATCGACTACCACATCCGCCGTCGCGCGCTTCCCGCCCCGGGCGGCATGGACGAGTTCGCCGGCCTCGTCGGGGATGTCTGCAGCCGGCAGCTCGACCGCACCAAGCCGTTGTGGGAGATGGTCATCGTCGAGGGCCTGCGCGACGGGAGGATCGGGCTCGTCACGAAGATCCACCACTCCACCATCGACGGAGTGTCCGGCGCCGAGCTGCTCGCCCAGCTGTTCGACCTCGAGGCCGACCCGGCCCCGCGACCCGCGCCGGCGGGGCCCCCGGCCGCCGACGAACGCCTGCCGTCGGACCTGCGTCTCGTGGCCCACGCGCTCGGCACCCGCATGACGCGGCCCCTCGACATGACGAAGCTGCTCTGGCGCACGGGGCGCGCCGTGCTCGACGTGTGGCAGGTCCGGACGCGGGGGCCGGGCAAGGCCGCGCTGCCGCTCACCACCCCCCGGACCTCGCTCAACGCCGCCATCACGCCGCACCGGCGCGTCGCCTTCTCGTCGATCGCGCTCGAGGACGTGCAGGGGATCAAGCGCGCCTGCGGCACGACGGTGAACGACGTCGTGCTGGCGTTGTGCGCCGGCGCGCTGCGGCGCTACCTCGTCGAGGGCGACGAGCTCCCCGACGACCCGCTGGTGGCGACCGTACCGGTGTCGGTCGCCCCCGCCGTCCCGAACCACCGGGGCGTCAACAAGGTGTCAGCCATGTTCGTGGCGCTGCCGTGCCAGATCGCCGACCCGGTCGAACGCCTCCTCGCCATCCGGGACAGCACCAAGGGGGCGAAGGAGGAGCACAACGCGCTCGGGGCGGACGTGCTGCTCAATTGGGCCGAGCACGCCACGCCCAACGTGTTCTCGGCGGCGGCACGCGCATACACGCGCCTGAAGCTCGCCGACCACCACCGGCCCATCCACAGTCTCGTCATCTCCAACGTGCCGGGGCCCGGCTTCCCCCTCTACCTGGCCGGGGCCGAGCTCGTCGCCGGGTTCCCCCTCGGCCCGGTCATGGACGGCGCCGGGCTGAACGTCACCGTCATGAGCTACCGCGGCACCCTCAACTGGGGCTTCATGGCCTGCGCCGAGACGGTCCCGCGGGTTGCCGAGCTGGCGGCCGCCGTCCCCACCGCCCTCGACGAGCTGCTGGCCAGCGCCGCCCTCCCCCCGGCGCGGCCCGTGGGGGTGGCGCCGGCGCGGGCGTGGGCGCGGACCGGGCGGGCCCGGAAGGCCACGCGGGCGCCGGTGGAGCCGACGGTGGAGGCGACGGGGCCCGACCGGTCCGGGGCGTGA
- a CDS encoding alpha/beta hydrolase — MTWSWVYLAVSLVGAWFVLNAFRPLRHELFLVPSFFAGWYTGEMPVWHVVWQVAATVAFALEGALGSWPGWVGLAVNLVAWTGLVAHARISDGARHVFARAEAETPLPAPHAGDLPLHGGHTMWRFPRLVYPLPRPARSVQAIRNIDYAGDGIRGHRLDVIRRRVDPPTGAPVLVYIHGGAWVIGDKREQGLPLLHELARRGWVTVTINYRLSPRATWPDHIVDCKRALAWVRQHIAEYGGDPGFVAVSGGSAGGHLASLAALTIGDPAFQPGFEDDDASVDACVPFYGVYDMTAGRGTSGYDEGLLVLLERRVFKRRLADDPSVFEAASPVCRVHAGAPPFFVIHGTNDTLVPVGEARAFVTALRSVSKAPVLYAELPYTQHAFDVLPSVRSAHAVAAVVRFLEGVRHRRSVEQPHRGAPRAS, encoded by the coding sequence ATGACGTGGTCGTGGGTGTACCTGGCCGTGAGCCTGGTGGGCGCCTGGTTCGTCCTGAACGCCTTCCGGCCCCTGCGTCACGAGCTGTTCCTGGTGCCGAGCTTCTTCGCCGGCTGGTACACGGGCGAGATGCCGGTCTGGCACGTCGTCTGGCAGGTGGCCGCCACGGTGGCCTTCGCCCTCGAGGGCGCCCTGGGGTCGTGGCCGGGATGGGTGGGGCTGGCCGTCAACCTGGTGGCGTGGACGGGGCTCGTCGCCCACGCCCGGATCTCGGACGGGGCCCGCCACGTCTTCGCCCGGGCCGAGGCGGAGACGCCGCTCCCGGCACCCCACGCCGGCGACCTCCCGCTGCACGGGGGCCACACGATGTGGCGCTTCCCCCGGCTCGTCTACCCGCTGCCGCGTCCGGCCCGCTCCGTCCAGGCCATCCGCAACATCGACTACGCCGGCGACGGCATCCGCGGCCATCGCCTGGACGTCATCCGGCGGCGGGTGGACCCGCCCACCGGCGCGCCGGTGCTCGTGTACATCCACGGCGGCGCGTGGGTCATCGGGGACAAGCGCGAGCAGGGGCTCCCGCTCCTCCACGAGCTCGCCCGCCGGGGCTGGGTCACCGTGACCATCAATTACCGGCTGAGCCCCCGGGCCACCTGGCCCGACCACATCGTCGACTGCAAGCGGGCGCTCGCCTGGGTCCGCCAGCACATCGCCGAGTACGGCGGCGACCCCGGGTTCGTCGCCGTGTCGGGAGGTTCGGCGGGCGGCCACCTGGCATCGCTGGCGGCTCTCACGATCGGCGATCCCGCCTTCCAGCCCGGTTTCGAGGACGACGACGCCTCGGTGGACGCGTGCGTGCCCTTCTACGGCGTCTACGACATGACCGCCGGCCGGGGGACGTCCGGGTACGACGAGGGGCTCCTCGTGCTCCTGGAGCGGCGCGTGTTCAAGCGCCGTCTGGCCGACGACCCCTCGGTGTTCGAGGCAGCCTCGCCGGTGTGCCGCGTCCACGCCGGAGCGCCGCCGTTCTTCGTGATCCACGGCACGAACGACACCCTGGTGCCGGTGGGCGAGGCCCGGGCCTTCGTCACCGCCCTGCGGTCGGTGTCGAAGGCCCCCGTCCTCTACGCCGAGCTCCCCTACACCCAGCACGCCTTCGACGTGCTGCCGTCGGTCCGCAGCGCGCACGCCGTGGCCGCCGTGGTGCGGTTCCTCGAGGGGGTGCGCCACCGCCGTTCGGTCGAGCAGCCCCACCGGGGGGCACCCCGGGCGTCCTGA